CTTAACTTCTTCCCGGAAGTGCCTGAGCATGAGTTGATGACGGATGTTTATTTGCCCCTGAATTAATATGGGCTTAAATATGAAAAAACCCCAACCTGGCAGATTTTCAATGCAAAATTTGCCAGGTTGGGGTCTATGCAAATCTAATAAAAGCACATAGCGAGAAAGCTATAGTTTTTACTCCATCGCGCTGAAGCGACAAACATTCGTACTAATATAATCCCCATAGGCGGAACCCGATTGCAGCCAGTTTTTGGCTTTATTGATTTTCACCATGGATGAACTGTCATCTTCAACCTGCAAATAAATGCCATACTTAAAGCGTGGGCTCGACTCGTCTTCGACAATCAAGTTGCCTTGCTCGACAAAAATGACTTTTTGCGGCGTTTTTCCTTGCTTGCACACAAACGCATCTTGACCATGTTCATTGAACAAACCTTGTAGTTCACGGTTGAAACACTCTTTACTAACCGGGTTGAACTGATAGTAGGTTTCAATCAGTGATTCTGCGTTTTCCAACAAATAGTTCTTCACTTCAGCTGTTTGTGTAAACCCATCGTCACCCAATTCATAGATGACAAATGCTGCATCAGCAGGGCCCGTTTTCAAACTTTGATCTTGATGAACAATCAAACCTTCATCCTGCAAAATCACGTTTAATTCTTTTTCTGTCAGAGCATTGACCGCTTCTTTAAACTCTTGTGCATTCATACTTCTATTCCCGAAATTTTGAAGTAATACCCTGCTTTCGCAGGGATAACAATTATGATGTCAAATTCGCAAACAATGTCGGCAACTTCTCAGGAAGTCTCATTACATTATCTACAATCGCAAAGCGGTTGGCACCGAAAATCTGCTGAACATATTTGTCAGCAAACTGGTCGATGGTCAAGCAGTAGCTATAGATGCCGCGTGATGCCAATTCTTCAACCGCTTTTTTCGCATCCTGCTTCAAATATTGACTGTCCTTCTCATCAATATCCGCCGGCTCACCATCGGTAATCACCAGCATCAATTTCTGTTTTGAAGTTTGTCTATCCAAGTACGCGCCTGCATGTCGCATTGCCGCGCCCATACGTGTTGACAAACCGCCTGTCATTCCCGCCATTTTAGCGTGAACATCTGCATTAAACGGCTCGTCAAACTGCTTGAATCGCGTGTACTGCACATCATGACGTCCATCGGATGAGAAGCCGTGTACTGCAAACTGGTCACCGATACCATTGATGGCATGAGATACCAGGATTGCCGCCTCTTGCGTCACCTCAATAATGGTTTTCTCTGAACCCGGTACCATTTCATTGGTGGACTCAGACAAATCCAACAAAATCATGACCGATACTTCACGCGTACGAATCACGTTTTTCATGGTAATGCGAGGATCAGGCTCCTGTCCCATACGCAAAGCGGTAATGGCTTCAACACAAGCATTCAAATCCAACTCGTCACCATCTTCAATGCGACGGATACGCTGCAAACCAACGGACTGCAACTTATCGACGATCTGCTTGATACGATGTGCAATCTGCTTGTTTTCGTCCAAAATACGCTCATACAAAGCAGGGTCGCCTTTACGTGCACGGTGCTCATAAAGTGTTACCCAGTTTGGGCGGTGCAATTGCACGCGGTAATCCCACTCAGGATAATGGAACGGATCCGAAATCGGTTCAATCCCTTCCATTTCATTCCAAGAAACACCGTGGTCTTCATAAGGATACAATTCTGTACCCAACACCCAAACTTCATCATGATCAACATCAACCAATTCAGAGTCGATTTCGTTAATCATCTCCATCAAGGATACATGTTTACGAACGGTCTCAGTCGGCGCACCGCCCCCTTCAACTTCACCCCACTCGTCGGACGCCCACACCAAACGGTTGTCGTCACGATAAGCCAAGCGAATCTTGCTAATTTCGGTTAGAGACTCCCAACGCGTCAAAGATTTATTCAACGTGTTATATAGCGTAATCCCCATGTCCCAAGACCATTTCTCGTTGTCTTGTTGCTCTTCTACTTCCGCATAGAAACGGTCACGAATTTCGCTTAATACTTCGTCTTCAAACGGGTGTTTAGGGTCCATCAACGCAAGCGCCAATTGTTCCAAACGACCCGCTGTCGATTCAGGATGCAACTTGCCGTCTTCCATGGCTTGGGCACTAACTTTTTTCCAAAGTTTTTTCAAACCAGGGAAAGCTTTAATGGCTTTGTGCTCAACACGCGCATCTTCCATCAACTCAATGAAAAACATTTGTTGAGGGTTCAACTGTTCCATGCTGATGG
This portion of the Hydrogenovibrio marinus genome encodes:
- a CDS encoding nitric oxide reductase activation protein NorD — translated: MSSEIEEIKKALIEAVPELSENLDSMISEASHHMNEATRKIWLQNAQGIAYLGKGKQIVISYMESIPLVIAQVEDEILTDILETVMKLSSVTSGEVVSLLLNSLPLAAERTGDIDLLRQYLKLIYQIGSKSPRGLRPMLMNIDEILSKLTVSGLRRWAMWGAQAHARNFEAQMEYFALESADSKAVFQQQRKGTLFIDFHRSINFYLRAFWGRDFFIRPSAADFEGFKPFYENHAMHLPDALNDLGDIKGIELYRAMSAHIAAHLMYTTQAISMEQLNPQQMFFIELMEDARVEHKAIKAFPGLKKLWKKVSAQAMEDGKLHPESTAGRLEQLALALMDPKHPFEDEVLSEIRDRFYAEVEEQQDNEKWSWDMGITLYNTLNKSLTRWESLTEISKIRLAYRDDNRLVWASDEWGEVEGGGAPTETVRKHVSLMEMINEIDSELVDVDHDEVWVLGTELYPYEDHGVSWNEMEGIEPISDPFHYPEWDYRVQLHRPNWVTLYEHRARKGDPALYERILDENKQIAHRIKQIVDKLQSVGLQRIRRIEDGDELDLNACVEAITALRMGQEPDPRITMKNVIRTREVSVMILLDLSESTNEMVPGSEKTIIEVTQEAAILVSHAINGIGDQFAVHGFSSDGRHDVQYTRFKQFDEPFNADVHAKMAGMTGGLSTRMGAAMRHAGAYLDRQTSKQKLMLVITDGEPADIDEKDSQYLKQDAKKAVEELASRGIYSYCLTIDQFADKYVQQIFGANRFAIVDNVMRLPEKLPTLFANLTS